TGATTATCCTCGTCAGGCTGCCTCATACTTAAGGTGATGCTTAAGCATTCACCCGTCGATCGGGTCTTCCACGCCCTGGGAGATCCGACCAGGCGGACCATCGTCGAGCAGCTCTGCCTCGGGCCCGCGTCGGCCACCGACCTGGCCCGGCCGCTCGGCGTCACGTTGGCGGCCGTCGTTCAGCACCTGCAGGTGCTCGAGCGCAGCGGCCTCATTCGGACGGCGAAAGCCGGCCGGACCCGCACGTGCCACATCGAGCTGTCCGGGCTGCACGTGGCGCAGCAGTGGCTCGGCCTGCGGCGGGCGTTGTGGGAGCGCCAGCTCGAGCGCACGACGACTGTCGTAGAGGATCCGGCGCCTCCCCCCGAGGTGCGAACCGGTGGTCGCTCGCCTGACGGACACGACGCCTGACGTTGCGTCACCCGCGTTCCGCCAGTCAGGTGTGCCCTGTGCAGGTTCTGCATTCGGCACGTCCTCGGTCCGTTGCAGAACTTGCCCACACTCCCCTCGACTGGTCTGTTCCACGCCTGCAGATCGGCGCTCCGTGGTCTGGCGCACGACTTGCGAGGACCTCCGGTGACGGCATCGGACGATGGTAGACTCACCGAAAGGGCGAAGGATGACGGGCGCGGCACACGACCTCAGCGTGCGTGTCGGAGCGGTCGAGCAGAGCGTGAAACGACTCACGACGTCGGTCGAGCGGCTGTCAGCTTCGGTCGACGGTCGCTTCGACGTGGTCGACCAGCGCTTCGAGCAGATCGACCAGCGCTTCGAGCAAGTCGATCGGCGCTTCGAGCAGATCGACCGGCGCTTCGAGGAAGTCGATCGCCGCTTCGAGCAGATCGACCAGCGCTTCGAGCAAGTCGATCGCCGCTTCGAGGAAGTCGATCGGCGCTTCGACGAGGTGACCCTGGCGCTCGTCGAACAGCGCGAGTACACGGAATTCTCTTTTACGCAGCTTGCCAAGAAGATGGACGCAGGGTTCGCGCTCATGGACGCACGGTTCGGCCGGCTCGAACGGAAAATCGATCAGTTCATCGACCGCCTGTTGCCCCCCGCGCTCCCTCCTGCGCCCTGAGCTGACTCCACGCACGGCTCCGATCCCCAGAGTTCATCTGGGAGGCGCGTGGCGAGGCAACGGTCGAGTGGCCAGGTCTCTGGGTCACGCGCACCCGGCGTCTCGCCGGGTGTGGCGACGCACGATCGCACGGGATCGACGCACTTCACCCAGGAACGGATTGCGACCTGACGCTGCGACAGCTCCAGGGGATTCGAACCGGGCTGCGGCGGCCAGCGCGGCGTTCAGTTGGCGAACGCCGCGATGCCCGTTTGTGCGCGCCCGAGGATGAGCGCGTGGACGTCGTGCGTGCCCTCGTAGGTGTTGACCACCTCGAGGTTCACCATGTGGCGGATGACGCCGAACTCGTCGGTGATGCCGTTGCCGCCCATCATATCGCGCGCCATCCGCGCGATGTCGAGCGCTTTCCCGCACGAGTTGCGCTTGAGGAGCGAGGTGATCTCGACGGCCGCCGTCCCCTCTTCCTTCATGCGGCCGAGCCGCAGGCAGCCCTGCAGGCCGAGGGCGATCTCGGTCTGCATGTCCGCCAGCTTCTTCTGAATGAGCTGATTCGCCGCGAGCGGGCGGCCGAACTGCTTGCGCTCGAGGACGTAGCGGCGCGCGCGCAGCCAGCAGTCCTCGGCCGCGCCGAGCGCTCCCCATGCGATGCCGTAGCGCGCGCTGTTCAGGCAGGTGAACGGTCCCTTCAGGCCGCGCACCTCGGGGAAGGCGTTCTCCTCGGGGCAGAAGACCCCCTCCATGACGATCTCGCCGGTGACGCTGGTGCGCAGCCCCACCTTGCCGTGAATCGGCGGCGCGCTCAACCCCTTCCAGCCCTTCTCGAGGATGAACCCGCGAATCACCCCCTCGTCATCCTTCGCCCAGACGATGAAGACGTCGGCGATGGGGCTGCTCGTGATCCACGACTTGGTGCCGTCGATCACGAAGCCGCCGTCGACGCGGCGGGCCCGGCTGGTCATGCCGCCGGGGTCCGAGCCGTGGTTCGGCTCGGTCAGGCCGAAGCAGCCGATCCACTCGCCGCGCGCGAGCCTCGGCAGGAACTTGCGCTTCTGCGCCTCGGTGCCGAACTCGCTGATGGGCACCATGACGAGCGACCCCTGCACGCTCATCATCGAGCGATAGCCCGAATCGACCCGTTCGACCTCGCGCGCGACCAGGCCGTAACTGACGTATCCCAGGCCGGCGCCGCCGTACTGCTCGGGGATGACGATGCCGAGCATGTCGAGCTCGCCGAGCTCCCGGAAGATCTCGATGTCGGTGTGCTCGCGCCGGAACGCGTCGAGCACGCGCGGCGCCAGGCGATCCTGACAATAGGCGCGCGCCGCGTCGCGAATCATGCGCTCCTCGTCGGTCAGCTGCTGATCGAGGAGGAACGGGTCGTCCCAGTGGAAGCGGGTCTCTGCAGGGGTGCTCAAGGCCATACGCCTCGATCATGCCACGAACCGCGCTGAACCGGGCAGGGCCTGCTGCTCGGCTGCGCTGGCCGAAGGCGCCGAGGGCTGGTCCGGCAGGCGAAAGCCGAACTCCACATCCCGGTTAGAACGTGAGGCCAGAGCTCAGGTGCACGCGCGTGCCGCCGCCGATGCCACGGGCGACGTCGAGCGACACCTGGAAGATTGGCGTGAGCAGGAAGATCCCGGCGCCCGCACCTTTGCGGAAAATGCCGTCGCCGAGCGGTTGGCCGCGATCCTGTACCATGCCGGCGTCGCCGAACACGCTCACGCCGACACGGCCCAGAGTGAGCGGCGAGCTGAGGGGAAGGCGCAATTCGAGCGACGACACCACGCGGCTGTCGCCGGAGTAAGCGCCAGCACGATGGCCGCGAAGCGTTTCCGCGCCTCCGAGCAGCAGCCGTGCGTAGGGCGGGAGCGGATGGTCCGCGGCGTCGTAGCGCACGCGCGCCGACAGCACGCTCTGCCCCACCAGCGCGAGGTAACCACGAGCCTCGAGGCCCGTGCGGTGGATCGTCGGCCCCCCGCGAACCGCCAGCGCGTCCCATCCGGCCAGGACGAACACCGCGTTGCGCGGGAAGATGGGGTCGGCGCGGGTGTCGAGTGTCAGGCCCGTTCCGAGTGTCCGGACACGATCGTCGAGCGTGCCGAATGTCACGGCGCCAGCGCCGGCCGTCACCTCCGCCCGCAGCCCCGGCACGATCTCACGTGTCGCCTTGAGCCACGCGTCTCTTCGGCTCTCGTCGATCTCGTAGTGAGGGTTCTCGCGCCGCGAGATCCCGACGCCGCCGCGAAGCTGATTCACGAGCCCGCGGCTGAACACGCGATCGGCCTCGAGCGCCGCGCGCTTCGTGCCACCCCACGTCAGTGGCACCGAGAGGCGGCTCTCGCGCCCGAGGGCGCCGACAAACGTGGTCCGTAGTCCGTAGGTGAAGCCGTATCCGTCGGCGTAGTCGAGCATCGGCAGGAACATCATGCTGCGGCGCACACGCCGCAGCGCGCCCGGCAAGGGAAGGTCTCCTCCCACCGCCGTCGCACGCTCGTGCACGAGGATGACGAGCGCCACGTGGCGGCGGTCCTCGAGCGAGCGGTAGCGCTTTCGCACCTCCACCGAGTCGAATCGGCCGCTCGCCTTCAGCCGGTGCTCGATGGCCGCGAGCGTGCCGGGACCGACCGGCGCGCCCACCTCGACGCCCGCGAGCGCGACGACCTGCGCGTCGGGCGTGGTGTGGTTCCCGTGCACGCGGATCTCGGCAACGATCTCCTCCGGCGGCGTGGTCAGGGAGCCCGCCGCCTCCTGCGCCGCTCGCAGGTCGGGCGTCGCGAGCGTCGGAGCCGCCTGAGCCGCCCCCGCACCGCCGGCCACGAGCAGCGCAGCGGCGAGCGCACGCAACCGCGCAGCGCCGGTCAACGGCGAGAGCTCCCGCCTCAGCGCACGCGCCACTTCGTGGTGACCTCCGCCAGGCGGTAATCGAAGAACTCGCGCACGTACCGCACCTGTACCGTCCCCGTCGCCAACGTCGCGGATCCATCCATCGTGATCGCCTTGGGCAGCCAGATGCCCTCGAACGGCTGGCCCAGCGTCATCGACGCGCGGGCCTCGTCGAGCCTGACCAGCCAGCGTCCTGGGAGGAAGTTGAAGTCGACGTTGTCGAACGTGAACCGGACGATCTGCGGAACCTCGGGATCGACCCAGAGCGTGACGAGGCTCACCTTGGCCAGCTGTCGTTCGATTTCGTCCTCGTCGTGTGCCTCGCGGCGTCCGCGTCGGGCCCGCTCGTCATCCCGCGGCTCGTCCCCTCCGGAGACCCTCGTGGGGTAGTACTCGATCTTCAGCGTGTCGTGCCCCTCGACCGTGTCCCTCCCCGCGAGATAGTAGTTGCCTGGCGAGAAGCGGAATCGGAAGAAGTGCGCCTCGCTGATGAAGCGGGGCTCGTCGGGATCGCCCGCGGAAGGGCGTTCGTCCGCCTCGGAGTTGCCGGCCCGCCGGCTCGCGCGCGCGCGGCGCCGCTCGATGCGCGCGAGCTCCTCACGGAGCCACCGGTCCTCGTAGCGCCGCCGCTCGTCCTCACCAATCCGCACGCCATCCACCCTCGTCGGGCTGCGGACGAGGGTGCCTTCACGGGAGTACCACGTGAACTCGCGGCGGAGGCTGTAGAGCACGGAGCGGTCGGGGCCGACGACCTCGACGCGCTCGCGCTCGTCGAGCACGTAGTCGCCGAGCTGGCGCCAGCTCGCCTCACGCCGTTCGAGCACCTTGGCCATCAGCGCGTCGAGGTCGGTCGGAGTGGAGCCTTGCGGCGCCACGGTGCTGGCAGCGTGCGGGGGCAGCGAGGGCACCTGGGCAGGAAGGGGGGCGCCGGCCAGCAGGAGGCCGAGCACCGCGCCAGCCGCACCAAGCGGGAACCGGAGGGTCACGAAAGACAATACGGACGGGAGCCGTAGGAGGATGCATCGGCACGGCGGACGGCCTCCGGTCGAGCCGCGCCGTCAGAGGTCGCCGCGGCACCGCGGATGGGCTCGGCCTGTCGTGTCAATCCGAGAGCGGCCATCAACCTGACAACCGTGTCGAGATCAGGGCTGCGATCGGCGGCTCATGTGGCCAGAGGGTCAACCTTGGCAGCCCACGCCGCCCCGGCGGACGTCGTTCGGCGCACCACAGGGGCGAAGTCCGTGGCCGCGTACGAAGCGAGA
Above is a window of Acidobacteriota bacterium DNA encoding:
- a CDS encoding ArsR family transcriptional regulator — protein: MLKHSPVDRVFHALGDPTRRTIVEQLCLGPASATDLARPLGVTLAAVVQHLQVLERSGLIRTAKAGRTRTCHIELSGLHVAQQWLGLRRALWERQLERTTTVVEDPAPPPEVRTGGRSPDGHDA
- a CDS encoding FtsQ-type POTRA domain-containing protein codes for the protein MARALRRELSPLTGAARLRALAAALLVAGGAGAAQAAPTLATPDLRAAQEAAGSLTTPPEEIVAEIRVHGNHTTPDAQVVALAGVEVGAPVGPGTLAAIEHRLKASGRFDSVEVRKRYRSLEDRRHVALVILVHERATAVGGDLPLPGALRRVRRSMMFLPMLDYADGYGFTYGLRTTFVGALGRESRLSVPLTWGGTKRAALEADRVFSRGLVNQLRGGVGISRRENPHYEIDESRRDAWLKATREIVPGLRAEVTAGAGAVTFGTLDDRVRTLGTGLTLDTRADPIFPRNAVFVLAGWDALAVRGGPTIHRTGLEARGYLALVGQSVLSARVRYDAADHPLPPYARLLLGGAETLRGHRAGAYSGDSRVVSSLELRLPLSSPLTLGRVGVSVFGDAGMVQDRGQPLGDGIFRKGAGAGIFLLTPIFQVSLDVARGIGGGTRVHLSSGLTF
- a CDS encoding acyl-CoA dehydrogenase, with the translated sequence MALSTPAETRFHWDDPFLLDQQLTDEERMIRDAARAYCQDRLAPRVLDAFRREHTDIEIFRELGELDMLGIVIPEQYGGAGLGYVSYGLVAREVERVDSGYRSMMSVQGSLVMVPISEFGTEAQKRKFLPRLARGEWIGCFGLTEPNHGSDPGGMTSRARRVDGGFVIDGTKSWITSSPIADVFIVWAKDDEGVIRGFILEKGWKGLSAPPIHGKVGLRTSVTGEIVMEGVFCPEENAFPEVRGLKGPFTCLNSARYGIAWGALGAAEDCWLRARRYVLERKQFGRPLAANQLIQKKLADMQTEIALGLQGCLRLGRMKEEGTAAVEITSLLKRNSCGKALDIARMARDMMGGNGITDEFGVIRHMVNLEVVNTYEGTHDVHALILGRAQTGIAAFAN